A stretch of Miscanthus floridulus cultivar M001 chromosome 13, ASM1932011v1, whole genome shotgun sequence DNA encodes these proteins:
- the LOC136502277 gene encoding expansin-A19-like has translation MGKRFLHQLLAVVLALFISPARSGDWLPATATFYGGANGSDTMDGACGYSDLYEQGYGVNNAALSTALFNDGGSCGQCYVIICDSSKTGWCKPGNNWVVVSATNFCPPNWDLPAVGDFPAGGWCGPPRPHFDMSQPAWENIGIYSAGIIPVLYQRVKCWKSGGVRFTIAGFNGFYMVLITNVAGSGSIQSMAVKGTNTDWIPMYRNWGANWHCLSGGLVGQGLSFALVSTGGQNLVFQDVVPAWWKFGQTYTTYQNFDY, from the exons ATGGGGAAACGTTTCCTCCACCAGTTGCTCGCCGTTGTCCTTGCACTCTTCATCTCGCCGGCGAGATCGGGCGACTGGCTTCCGGCCACGGCCACGTTCTACGGCGGCGCTAATGGCTCCGACACAATGG atggCGCGTGCGGGTACAGCGACCTGTACGAGCAGGGCTACGGCGTGAATAACGCGGCACTGAGCACGGCGCTCTTCAACGACGGCGGGTCGTGCGGACAGTGCTACGTCATCATCTGCGACAGCAGCAAGACCGGGTGGTGCAAGCCCGGCAACAACTGGGTCGTCGTCTCTGCCACCAACTTCTGCCCGCCTAACTGGGACCTACCCGCCGTCGGGGACTTCCCCGCCGGCGGCTGGTGCGGCCCGCCGCGGCCGCACTTCGACATGTCCCAGCCCGCCTGGGAGAACATCGGCATCTACAGCGCCGGCATCATCCCCGTCCTCTACCAGCGGGTCAAGTGCTGGAAGAGCGGCGGCGTGCGCTTCACCATCGCCGGCTTCAACGGCTTCTACATGGTGCTCATCACCAACGTCGCCGGCAGCGGCTCCATCCAGAGCATGGCGGTGAAGGGCACCAACACGGACTGGATCCCCATGTACAGGAACTGGGGCGCCAACTGGCACTGCCTCTCCGGCGGGCTCGTCGGCCAGGGCCTCAGCTTCGCGCTTGTCTCCACCGGCGGCCAGAACCTCGTCTTCCAGGATGTCGTGCCGGCGTGGTGGAAGTTCGGACAAACATACACCACCTACCAGAATTTCGACTACTAA